Proteins from a genomic interval of Parachlamydia acanthamoebae:
- a CDS encoding RNA-directed DNA polymerase: MGIPLGNATSQLFANVYPHELDDFIKQELRERYYLRYCDDFIILSNDKNHLESLIFLIREFLIKRLQLDLHPKKLI, encoded by the coding sequence GTGGGAATTCCTCTAGGAAATGCAACTTCTCAATTATTTGCAAATGTTTATCCTCACGAGCTGGATGATTTCATCAAGCAAGAACTCCGTGAGCGATATTATCTACGTTATTGTGATGATTTCATTATTTTATCTAATGATAAAAACCATTTAGAATCTTTAATTTTTCTTATTCGAGAATTTCTTATAAAAAGGCTCCAATTAGATCTTCACCCAAAAAAGTTGATT